A window of the Henckelia pumila isolate YLH828 chromosome 3, ASM3356847v2, whole genome shotgun sequence genome harbors these coding sequences:
- the LOC140886705 gene encoding crossover junction endonuclease MUS81 isoform X1 yields the protein MENLKQVACSENEQLAAYMWNKRNEMAHGAKGISDNVDSTLYKAYSNVCNCKHPLKTLKDLSQIKGVGKWILKQTKGFFEADSDPPEDDLNIRGNKNKGPRRYVPQKNSVAYALLISLYRGTENGAEYMHKKELIDAAETSGLSRVPIAPEKAKGKGGHFGSSPRDWYSGWSCMKTLITRGLVVKSSCPAKYMLTEEGKEVARECLLRSGLTDPNKSLHSLEKHSNLNQNDLLRVEDLPASECDIVASCEKVVQPSTNLKKQKILHVPPEYLEKFLGMGFSQQQISRAYSEVTETSQRKDISSLWPTVLCSLREDEIYGRAGFCASENVEPRTISTSSNQKSSIVHDLGRNTHTLKACSSTVQDHAINKLNVQGLESKPNTLAVPPLTFGEKFGDAYEVVLILDNREQFATQGSRSRKIIDGICSQFQIKIEIRRLPVGDCIWIARHKYIHSEYVLDFIVERKKVDDLRHSIRDNRYKDQKLRLLRCGLKKMIYLLEGDPNSSEAAESIKTACFTTEILEGFDVQRTSGLADTLRKYGFLTQAINQYYRSLDPELKNPGFCPPFDEFIKRCEELDKMRVSDVFAVQLMQVPHVTEDVALAVIDLYPTLLSLAHAYSILEGDLCAQEEMLMKQSNNLINAQASKYIFQLIWGD from the exons ATGGAGAATCTGAAGCAAGTTGCATGCTCAGAAAACGAGCAACTGGCGGCGTATATGTGGAACAAGCGAAACGAAATGGCGCACGGTGCCAAGGGAATTTCCGACAATGTGGACTCGACTCTATACAAGGCTTATTCCAATGTTTGCAACTGTAAACACCCGCTGAAAACCCTAAAGGACTTGTCGCAAATCAA GGGTGTAGGTAAATGGATTTTGAAGCAAACGAAAGGTTTTTTTGAGGCAGATTCTGATCCTCCCGAGGATGACTTGAACATAAGGG GAAATAAAAACAAGGGCCCTAGGCGATATGTACCCCAAAAGAATTCAGTTGCCTATGCTCTGCTCATTTCACTTTACAG GGGGACTGAAAATGGTGCTGAATATATGCATAAGAAAGAGCTTATTGATGCAGCCGAAACAAGTGGATTGTCTCGTGTGCCCATAGC GCCTGAAAAAGCAAAAGGGAAAGGGGGACATTTTGGAAGCTCACCAAGGGACTGGTACAGCGGATGGAGTTGCATGAAGACATTAATAACTAGAGGGCTTGTGGTCAAGTCGAGCTGCCCGGCCAA GTATATGTTGACAGAAGAAGGGAAGGAGGTTGCACGTGAATGCCTTTTAAGATCTGGACTTACTGAtccaaataaaagtttgcatagTTTGGAAAAGCATTCAAATCTAAACCAAAATGATTTGTTGAGAGTTGAAGACTTGCCAGCTTCAGAGTGTGATATTGTTGCTTCATGTGAAAAAGTGGTGCAGCCATCAACCAATTTGAAGAAACAGAAGATATTACATGTTCCACCTGAATATCTTGAGAAG TTTCTTGGCATGGGATTTTCTCAGCAACAAATTAGCCGTGCTTATTCTGAAGTTACAGAAACATCCCAAAGAAAGGATATCTCCTCACTATGGCCAACTGTTCTTTGTAGCCTGCGAGAAGACGAAATTTATG GTCGAGCTGGCTTTTGTGCAAGTGAGAATGTAGAACCACGTACAATTTCTACATCTAGTAATCAGAAGTCATCAATTGTTCATGATCTTGGGCGTAACACTCATACTCTGAAAGCTTGCTCATCAACA GTTCAGGATCATGCAATTAACAAGCTCAATGTTCAAGGATTAGAATCTAAGCCAAACACCTTGGCAGTGCCTCCTTTGACATTTGGAGAGAAATTTGGGGATGCTTATGAAGTGGTCTTGATATTGGATAATCGTGAGCAATTTGCCACACAAGG GTCTCGTTCAAGGAAAATCATTGATGGCATATGTTCCCAATTTCAGATTAAAATAGAG ATTAGAAGATTGCCTGTTGGTGATTGCATTTGGATAGCTCGCCATAAGTATATTCACAGTGAATATGTTCTTGACTTTATTGTTGAAAGGAAGAAGGTGGATGATTTGCGCCACTCAATCAGGGATAACAGATATAAAGATCAGAAACTGCGACTATTG AGGTGTGGGCTGAAGAAGATGATATATCTGTTGGAAGGTGATCCAAATTCTTCTGAGGCAGCTGAAAGCATCAAAACGGC TTGCTTTACAACAGAGATCTTGGAGGGATTTGACGTTCAAAGAACCAGTGGCTTGGCAGATacgttaagaaaatatggtttTCTTACTCAAGCTATAAACCAATACTACAGATCTCTGGATCCAGAGCTAAAGAATCCCGGCTTCTGCCCGCCCTTTGATGAATTTATCAAAAGATGTGAAGAGTTGGATAAAATGAGAGTCAGTGATGTATTTGCTGTCCAACTCATGCAG GTTCCACATGTAACAGAGGACGTTGCTTTAGCTGTTATTGATTTGTATCCAACTTTGCTCTCTCTCGCTCATGCATACTCTATTCTT GAGGGTGACTTATGTGCCCAAGAGGAAATGCTCATGAAGCAAAGCAACAACTTGATCAATGCGCAAGCTAGCAAATATATTTTCCAACTCATTTGGGGTGATTGA
- the LOC140886705 gene encoding crossover junction endonuclease MUS81 isoform X2, translating to MENLKQVACSENEQLAAYMWNKRNEMAHGAKGISDNVDSTLYKAYSNVCNCKHPLKTLKDLSQIKGVGKWILKQTKGFFEADSDPPEDDLNIRGNKNKGPRRYVPQKNSVAYALLISLYRGTENGAEYMHKKELIDAAETSGLSRVPIAPEKAKGKGGHFGSSPRDWYSGWSCMKTLITRGLVVKSSCPAKYMLTEEGKEVARECLLRSGLTDPNKSLHSLEKHSNLNQNDLLRVEDLPASECDIVASCEKVVQPSTNLKKQKILHVPPEYLEKFLGMGFSQQQISRAYSEVTETSQRKDISSLWPTVLCSLREDEIYGRAGFCASENVEPRTISTSSNQKSSIVHDLGRNTHTLKACSSTVQDHAINKLNVQGLESKPNTLAVPPLTFGEKFGDAYEVVLILDNREQFATQGSRSRKIIDGICSQFQIKIEIRRLPVGDCIWIARHKYIHSEYVLDFIVERKKVDDLRHSIRDNRYKDQKLRLLRCGLKKMIYLLEGDPNSSEAAESIKTACFTTEILEGFDVQRTSGLADTLRKYGFLTQAINQYYRSLDPELKNPGFCPPFDEFIKRCEELDKMRVSDVFAVQLMQVPHVTEDVALAVIDLYPTLLSLAHAYSILGDLCAQEEMLMKQSNNLINAQASKYIFQLIWGD from the exons ATGGAGAATCTGAAGCAAGTTGCATGCTCAGAAAACGAGCAACTGGCGGCGTATATGTGGAACAAGCGAAACGAAATGGCGCACGGTGCCAAGGGAATTTCCGACAATGTGGACTCGACTCTATACAAGGCTTATTCCAATGTTTGCAACTGTAAACACCCGCTGAAAACCCTAAAGGACTTGTCGCAAATCAA GGGTGTAGGTAAATGGATTTTGAAGCAAACGAAAGGTTTTTTTGAGGCAGATTCTGATCCTCCCGAGGATGACTTGAACATAAGGG GAAATAAAAACAAGGGCCCTAGGCGATATGTACCCCAAAAGAATTCAGTTGCCTATGCTCTGCTCATTTCACTTTACAG GGGGACTGAAAATGGTGCTGAATATATGCATAAGAAAGAGCTTATTGATGCAGCCGAAACAAGTGGATTGTCTCGTGTGCCCATAGC GCCTGAAAAAGCAAAAGGGAAAGGGGGACATTTTGGAAGCTCACCAAGGGACTGGTACAGCGGATGGAGTTGCATGAAGACATTAATAACTAGAGGGCTTGTGGTCAAGTCGAGCTGCCCGGCCAA GTATATGTTGACAGAAGAAGGGAAGGAGGTTGCACGTGAATGCCTTTTAAGATCTGGACTTACTGAtccaaataaaagtttgcatagTTTGGAAAAGCATTCAAATCTAAACCAAAATGATTTGTTGAGAGTTGAAGACTTGCCAGCTTCAGAGTGTGATATTGTTGCTTCATGTGAAAAAGTGGTGCAGCCATCAACCAATTTGAAGAAACAGAAGATATTACATGTTCCACCTGAATATCTTGAGAAG TTTCTTGGCATGGGATTTTCTCAGCAACAAATTAGCCGTGCTTATTCTGAAGTTACAGAAACATCCCAAAGAAAGGATATCTCCTCACTATGGCCAACTGTTCTTTGTAGCCTGCGAGAAGACGAAATTTATG GTCGAGCTGGCTTTTGTGCAAGTGAGAATGTAGAACCACGTACAATTTCTACATCTAGTAATCAGAAGTCATCAATTGTTCATGATCTTGGGCGTAACACTCATACTCTGAAAGCTTGCTCATCAACA GTTCAGGATCATGCAATTAACAAGCTCAATGTTCAAGGATTAGAATCTAAGCCAAACACCTTGGCAGTGCCTCCTTTGACATTTGGAGAGAAATTTGGGGATGCTTATGAAGTGGTCTTGATATTGGATAATCGTGAGCAATTTGCCACACAAGG GTCTCGTTCAAGGAAAATCATTGATGGCATATGTTCCCAATTTCAGATTAAAATAGAG ATTAGAAGATTGCCTGTTGGTGATTGCATTTGGATAGCTCGCCATAAGTATATTCACAGTGAATATGTTCTTGACTTTATTGTTGAAAGGAAGAAGGTGGATGATTTGCGCCACTCAATCAGGGATAACAGATATAAAGATCAGAAACTGCGACTATTG AGGTGTGGGCTGAAGAAGATGATATATCTGTTGGAAGGTGATCCAAATTCTTCTGAGGCAGCTGAAAGCATCAAAACGGC TTGCTTTACAACAGAGATCTTGGAGGGATTTGACGTTCAAAGAACCAGTGGCTTGGCAGATacgttaagaaaatatggtttTCTTACTCAAGCTATAAACCAATACTACAGATCTCTGGATCCAGAGCTAAAGAATCCCGGCTTCTGCCCGCCCTTTGATGAATTTATCAAAAGATGTGAAGAGTTGGATAAAATGAGAGTCAGTGATGTATTTGCTGTCCAACTCATGCAG GTTCCACATGTAACAGAGGACGTTGCTTTAGCTGTTATTGATTTGTATCCAACTTTGCTCTCTCTCGCTCATGCATACTCTATTCTT GGTGACTTATGTGCCCAAGAGGAAATGCTCATGAAGCAAAGCAACAACTTGATCAATGCGCAAGCTAGCAAATATATTTTCCAACTCATTTGGGGTGATTGA
- the LOC140886705 gene encoding crossover junction endonuclease MUS81 isoform X3: MENLKQVACSENEQLAAYMWNKRNEMAHGAKGISDNVDSTLYKAYSNVCNCKHPLKTLKDLSQIKGVGKWILKQTKGFFEADSDPPEDDLNIRGNKNKGPRRYVPQKNSVAYALLISLYRGTENGAEYMHKKELIDAAETSGLSRVPIAPEKAKGKGGHFGSSPRDWYSGWSCMKTLITRGLVVKSSCPAKYMLTEEGKEVARECLLRSGLTDPNKSLHSLEKHSNLNQNDLLRVEDLPASECDIVASCEKVVQPSTNLKKQKILHVPPEYLEKFLGMGFSQQQISRAYSEVTETSQRKDISSLWPTVLCSLREDEIYGRAGFCASENVEPRTISTSSNQKSSIVHDLGRNTHTLKACSSTDHAINKLNVQGLESKPNTLAVPPLTFGEKFGDAYEVVLILDNREQFATQGSRSRKIIDGICSQFQIKIEIRRLPVGDCIWIARHKYIHSEYVLDFIVERKKVDDLRHSIRDNRYKDQKLRLLRCGLKKMIYLLEGDPNSSEAAESIKTACFTTEILEGFDVQRTSGLADTLRKYGFLTQAINQYYRSLDPELKNPGFCPPFDEFIKRCEELDKMRVSDVFAVQLMQVPHVTEDVALAVIDLYPTLLSLAHAYSILEGDLCAQEEMLMKQSNNLINAQASKYIFQLIWGD, encoded by the exons ATGGAGAATCTGAAGCAAGTTGCATGCTCAGAAAACGAGCAACTGGCGGCGTATATGTGGAACAAGCGAAACGAAATGGCGCACGGTGCCAAGGGAATTTCCGACAATGTGGACTCGACTCTATACAAGGCTTATTCCAATGTTTGCAACTGTAAACACCCGCTGAAAACCCTAAAGGACTTGTCGCAAATCAA GGGTGTAGGTAAATGGATTTTGAAGCAAACGAAAGGTTTTTTTGAGGCAGATTCTGATCCTCCCGAGGATGACTTGAACATAAGGG GAAATAAAAACAAGGGCCCTAGGCGATATGTACCCCAAAAGAATTCAGTTGCCTATGCTCTGCTCATTTCACTTTACAG GGGGACTGAAAATGGTGCTGAATATATGCATAAGAAAGAGCTTATTGATGCAGCCGAAACAAGTGGATTGTCTCGTGTGCCCATAGC GCCTGAAAAAGCAAAAGGGAAAGGGGGACATTTTGGAAGCTCACCAAGGGACTGGTACAGCGGATGGAGTTGCATGAAGACATTAATAACTAGAGGGCTTGTGGTCAAGTCGAGCTGCCCGGCCAA GTATATGTTGACAGAAGAAGGGAAGGAGGTTGCACGTGAATGCCTTTTAAGATCTGGACTTACTGAtccaaataaaagtttgcatagTTTGGAAAAGCATTCAAATCTAAACCAAAATGATTTGTTGAGAGTTGAAGACTTGCCAGCTTCAGAGTGTGATATTGTTGCTTCATGTGAAAAAGTGGTGCAGCCATCAACCAATTTGAAGAAACAGAAGATATTACATGTTCCACCTGAATATCTTGAGAAG TTTCTTGGCATGGGATTTTCTCAGCAACAAATTAGCCGTGCTTATTCTGAAGTTACAGAAACATCCCAAAGAAAGGATATCTCCTCACTATGGCCAACTGTTCTTTGTAGCCTGCGAGAAGACGAAATTTATG GTCGAGCTGGCTTTTGTGCAAGTGAGAATGTAGAACCACGTACAATTTCTACATCTAGTAATCAGAAGTCATCAATTGTTCATGATCTTGGGCGTAACACTCATACTCTGAAAGCTTGCTCATCAACA GATCATGCAATTAACAAGCTCAATGTTCAAGGATTAGAATCTAAGCCAAACACCTTGGCAGTGCCTCCTTTGACATTTGGAGAGAAATTTGGGGATGCTTATGAAGTGGTCTTGATATTGGATAATCGTGAGCAATTTGCCACACAAGG GTCTCGTTCAAGGAAAATCATTGATGGCATATGTTCCCAATTTCAGATTAAAATAGAG ATTAGAAGATTGCCTGTTGGTGATTGCATTTGGATAGCTCGCCATAAGTATATTCACAGTGAATATGTTCTTGACTTTATTGTTGAAAGGAAGAAGGTGGATGATTTGCGCCACTCAATCAGGGATAACAGATATAAAGATCAGAAACTGCGACTATTG AGGTGTGGGCTGAAGAAGATGATATATCTGTTGGAAGGTGATCCAAATTCTTCTGAGGCAGCTGAAAGCATCAAAACGGC TTGCTTTACAACAGAGATCTTGGAGGGATTTGACGTTCAAAGAACCAGTGGCTTGGCAGATacgttaagaaaatatggtttTCTTACTCAAGCTATAAACCAATACTACAGATCTCTGGATCCAGAGCTAAAGAATCCCGGCTTCTGCCCGCCCTTTGATGAATTTATCAAAAGATGTGAAGAGTTGGATAAAATGAGAGTCAGTGATGTATTTGCTGTCCAACTCATGCAG GTTCCACATGTAACAGAGGACGTTGCTTTAGCTGTTATTGATTTGTATCCAACTTTGCTCTCTCTCGCTCATGCATACTCTATTCTT GAGGGTGACTTATGTGCCCAAGAGGAAATGCTCATGAAGCAAAGCAACAACTTGATCAATGCGCAAGCTAGCAAATATATTTTCCAACTCATTTGGGGTGATTGA